Proteins from a genomic interval of Spiroplasma endosymbiont of Lonchoptera lutea:
- a CDS encoding Mbov_0401 family ICE element transposase-like protein, whose translation MLEINNNVKTVENKHWFSLFTTHKNMYTNKCQQLANEYEKLDEYLYKYHYRLKQGYKVVHFASRIIITIFGEVTFKRCRYKYWNQKSGKFEYVCLLDKEIGLLPKQRIYFDVQFKVLSLLGDGKRYRDVLDALNHCYISKASISNILNKYDIVEYFQLAEKETKTRIDVKNKDLYIQLDETFLATLDHKVKKDQRIRLVTFHTGHKEKKYKNARRELENKRGHFLMLKVGKRINTMDYRDLLIKELQKHYVNINYDKIIVCGDGATWIREIANSFGNVRYILDGYHAIKKLKQTAFNSWIVNINGTVF comes from the coding sequence ATGTTAGAGATTAATAATAATGTAAAAACCGTAGAAAACAAACATTGATTCAGTTTATTTACAACCCATAAAAATATGTACACCAACAAATGCCAACAATTAGCTAATGAATATGAAAAATTAGATGAATACTTATATAAATATCATTATCGGTTAAAACAAGGTTATAAAGTAGTTCATTTTGCATCAAGAATAATTATTACAATTTTTGGTGAAGTTACTTTTAAACGATGCCGATATAAATATTGAAATCAAAAATCAGGTAAATTTGAATATGTATGTTTACTAGATAAAGAAATTGGTTTATTGCCAAAACAACGTATTTATTTTGATGTCCAATTTAAAGTTTTAAGTCTTTTAGGTGATGGTAAAAGGTATCGCGATGTTTTAGATGCTCTAAATCATTGTTATATTTCAAAAGCTAGTATTTCAAATATTTTAAATAAATACGATATTGTCGAATATTTTCAACTAGCAGAAAAAGAAACTAAAACTAGAATTGATGTCAAAAATAAGGATTTATATATTCAACTAGATGAGACATTTTTAGCGACATTAGACCATAAAGTTAAAAAAGACCAAAGAATTCGTTTAGTTACTTTTCATACCGGACATAAAGAAAAAAAATACAAAAATGCTCGTAGAGAATTAGAAAACAAACGAGGTCATTTTCTAATGTTAAAAGTTGGTAAACGAATAAATACGATGGATTATCGTGATTTATTAATTAAAGAATTGCAAAAACATTATGTTAATATTAATTATGACAAAATAATTGTTTGTGGCGACGGTGCTACTTGAATTAGAGAAATTGCCAATAGCTTTGGTAATGTTAGATATATTTTAGATGGTTATCATGCTATTAAAAAATTAAAACAAACGGCATTTAATTCCTGAATTGTAAATATAAATGGGACAGTTTTTTAA